One Rhinoraja longicauda isolate Sanriku21f chromosome 21, sRhiLon1.1, whole genome shotgun sequence genomic region harbors:
- the smcr8a gene encoding guanine nucleotide exchange protein smcr8a isoform X2, translating to MCTFIECGTTEVNRNGSRITEWNLHWRIMSVDYQASFVGHPPGTSYPKLNFVEDSKVVLGDSKEGAFAYVHHLTLYDLEARGFVRPFCVAYISTDENKIMQQFRELSDDFSRASECLKTGNRKAFANELEKKLQDLEYTRNVLHNETEIQKKSNDKGYYSSVAIEKANELANVEKCIIEHQDLLMQIRNYSYKKTRDAGYFANEPDNGMEHPDSGLEEMRNRDESSEKSSLSDGKSYIPKFTKTKSAKCFEKKLKTLEELCDSFFFNQTLEQLRQVEKFFRGDVCYLLTSQIEKVLLQQQRTTYFLFEDSLLFTDEEQAEKEQHCEKPQPVFNLITAKGLDHPCLSTEPTSCESYKSCVESVPIKLDPQNSVDSYCGPMPDSIPFKNLFGTSDYLELEGKEKGSISSSESIEVLRTEKSSSAPISSKSDNQIDSQSPNLQVVRRKFVGTRRTNSEDSIEVLSTTESLIPDDLKAIYPNAIYEEESPLENEAIGLSADLVQPDANLNHTNGFSNTNFENGTVTLSVLSEPVDPSCCIGKESPNFNKSVPTFVTKEYSDGVVNVPPQRSKTIGHLFHGDYLQQEGGGGLYNAADQVFSPCEKEYRDLPVAEETAQLPVDEYLDNMSYISASLCSDRTPSPALPTSPSERLAERRKKHSGKNSLWFIRQYSFAQQAIFSLLSGRTLVVVGEQEGKVKKLVNALSIFVPSFGRGADSVKQWITIPLHVDDLQTWKLIGLQRIASPLGTSMLHALSRYSRYVTILDCDNKTLHCPLYKGQLITRLADHRTQIKRGSTYYMHVHSMLTQLSSQAFLYTFCHHLHLPIDERESEDSVTRRRVNFLKYHLGLVNDDSKIVQYFSELIKMHYLHEPPKGLNPVLRFHYDPSVLFKI from the exons ATGTGCACTTTCATTGAATGTGGGACCACAGAAGTAAATCGCAATGGAAGTAGAATTACGGAATGGAACTTACATTGGAG GATCATGTCTGTGGATTACCAGGCCTCCTTCGTGGGTCACCCTCCTGGCACCAGCTACCCCAAGCTCAACTTCGTGGAGGACTCCAAGGTGGTGCTGGGCGACTCCAAGGAGGGTGCCTTTGCCTACGTCCACCACCTGACCCTCTACGACCTGGAAGCCAGGGGCTTCGTCCGCCCCTTCTGCGTCGCCTACATCTCCACGGATGAAAACAAGATCATGCAGCAGTTCCGGGAGCTCTCGGATGACTTTTCCAGAGCCTCTGAATGCCTGAAGACTGGCAACAGAAAAGCATTTGCCAACGAGCTGGAAAAAAAACTTCAGGACCTGGAGTATACCCGGAATGTGCTGCACAATGAAACCGAAATCCAGAAAAAGTCAAACGATAAAGGATATTACTCCTCGGTTGCGATAGAGAAGGCGAATGAACTCGCCAATGTGGAAAAATGTATAATTGAGCATCAAGATCTCCTGATGCAGATCAGAAATTATTCGTACAAAAAAACGAGGGATGCAGGCTATTTTGCAAATGAACCAGATAATGGCATGGAGCATCCAGACTCTGGGTTGGAGGAAATGCGAAATAGGGACGAGTCGTCTGAAAAAAGTAGTTTATCCGATGGAAAATCTTACATACCCAAATTTACAAAAACTAAATCTGCAAAATGCTTTGAAAAGAAACTGAAAACCCTAGAAGAGCTTTGCGACAGCTTCTTTTTTAATCAAACCTTAGAACAACTTAGGCAGGTGGAGAAATTCTTCAGAGGGGATGTATGCTATCTCCTTACCAGTCAAATTGAAAAGGTGCTTCTGCAACAACAACGGACAACTTATTTTCTCTTTGAAGACTCGCTACTCTTCACTGATGAAGAACAAGCTGAAAAGGAACAACACTGTGAAAAACCCCAGCCTGTTTTTAATCTTATCACTGCTAAAGGTTTGGACCACCCATGTCTATCAACTGAACCGACAAGCTGTGAGTCGTACAAGTCTTGCGTAGAGTCTGTACCCATTAAACTGGATCCACAAAATAGCGTTGACAGTTATTGTGGGCCTATGCCTGATTCCATTCCATTCAAAAATCTCTTTGGAACTTCAGACTATCTTGAACTGGAAGGGAAAGAGAAAGGAAGTATTAGTAGCAGTGAAAGCATTGAAGTCCTGCGTACAGAAAAATCCTCCTCGGCCCCAATATCGTCCAAATCCGACAACCAGATAGACTCGCAGAGCCCGAATCTGCAGGTTGTGCGGCGGAAGTTTGTTGGTACCAGGAGGACGAACAGCGAGGACAGCATTGAGGTTCTAAGTACCACTGAATCACTGATACCCGACGACCTGAAAGCCATCTACCCAAATGCAATCTATGAAGAAGAATCACCTTTAGAGAATGAGGCAATTGGGCTGAGTGCAGATCTTGTACAGCCTGATGCAAATCTAAACCATACTAACGGGTTCAGCAACACAAATTTTGAAAATGGAACCGTTACTTTGTCTGTTTTATCTGAGCCTGTTGACCCTTCTTGTTGTATTGGGAAAGAGAGCCCAAATTTTAATAAGTCTGTACCTACATTTGTAACCAAAGAGTACAGTGATGGGGTTGTCAATGTTCCTCCACAACGCAGCAAAACCATAGGTCACCTATTCCACGGTGATTACTTACAgcaagaagggggagggggattgtaTAACGCTGCAGATCAAGTATTCTCTCCCTGTGAAAAGGAATACCGTGATCTGCCTGTTGCTGAAGAAACGGCTCAGCTTCCAGTGGATGAGTATTTGGACAACATGAGCTACATCAGTGCATCTTTATGTTCTGATCGGACTCCATCTCCAGCCCTCCCGACCAGTCCGTCAGAGAGACTTGCTGAAAGACGCAAGAAGCATTCGGGGAAGAACTCTCTGTGGTTTATACGGCAATATTCTTTTGCACAGCAGGCAATATTTTCACTGTTATCTGGGCGGACCCTTGTGGTGGTTGGCGAGCAAGAAGGAAAAGTCAAGAAGCttgtcaatgccttgtcaatattTGTCCCCAGTTTTGGCAGAGGTGCAGATTCTGTGAAGCAATGGATAACGATTCCTTTACACGTGGATGACTTGCAGACTTGGAAACTCATTGGACTTCAAAG AATAGCTTCTCCTCTGGGCACCAGTATGCTGCACGCACTGAGCCGCTACAGCCGCTATGTCACCATTCTGGACTGTGACAACAAGACGCTGCATTGCCCGCTGTATAAAGGGCAGCTGATTACCCGCCTGGCCGACCACAGGACTCAGATCAAGAGGGGCAGCACTTACTACATGCACGTTCACAGTATGCTGACCCAGCTCAGCTCCCAAGCTTTCCTCTACACCTTCTGCCACCACCTGCATCTTCCCATCGATgagagagaaagtgaagattCAGTCACCCGTCGCAGAGTAAACTTTTTAAAGTATCATCTGGGGCTGGTGAATGATGACAGCAAAATAGTGCAATACTTTTCAGAACTGATCAAGATGCACTACCTGCACGAACCTCCAAAGGGCTTGAATCCGGTTCTGCGGTTTCACTACGACCCCAGTGTGCTGTTTAAGATCtaa
- the smcr8a gene encoding guanine nucleotide exchange protein smcr8a isoform X3: MITAPDVVALARQEDWDGEGERDEEERPAPPFHFQSLNPWAGASDATFLKDFILISEFSEQVGPQPLLTIPDHARGNFDLNYFSLRIMSVDYQASFVGHPPGTSYPKLNFVEDSKVVLGDSKEGAFAYVHHLTLYDLEARGFVRPFCVAYISTDENKIMQQFRELSDDFSRASECLKTGNRKAFANELEKKLQDLEYTRNVLHNETEIQKKSNDKGYYSSVAIEKANELANVEKCIIEHQDLLMQIRNYSYKKTRDAGYFANEPDNGMEHPDSGLEEMRNRDESSEKSSLSDGKSYIPKFTKTKSAKCFEKKLKTLEELCDSFFFNQTLEQLRQVEKFFRGDVCYLLTSQIEKVLLQQQRTTYFLFEDSLLFTDEEQAEKEQHCEKPQPVFNLITAKGLDHPCLSTEPTSCESYKSCVESVPIKLDPQNSVDSYCGPMPDSIPFKNLFGTSDYLELEGKEKGSISSSESIEVLRTEKSSSAPISSKSDNQIDSQSPNLQVVRRKFVGTRRTNSEDSIEVLSTTESLIPDDLKAIYPNAIYEEESPLENEAIGLSADLVQPDANLNHTNGFSNTNFENGTVTLSVLSEPVDPSCCIGKESPNFNKSVPTFVTKEYSDGVVNVPPQRSKTIGHLFHGDYLQQEGGGGLYNAADQVFSPCEKEYRDLPVAEETAQLPVDEYLDNMSYISASLCSDRTPSPALPTSPSERLAERRKKHSGKNSLWFIRQYSFAQQAIFSLLSGRTLVVVGEQEGKVKKLVNALSIFVPSFGRGADSVKQWITIPLHVDDLQTWKLIGLQSFSSGHQYAARTEPLQPLCHHSGL; the protein is encoded by the exons ATGATCACTGCCCCGGACGTGGTGGCCCTGGCCCGTCAGGAGgactgggacggggaaggggagagggacgaggaggaGCGGCCGGCGCCTCCCTTCCACTTCCAGTCCCTCAACCCCTGGGCCGGGGCGTCCGACGCCACTTTCCTCAAGGATTTCATTCTCATTTCCGAGTTTTCCGAGCAGGTAGGGCCTCAGCCTTTGCTAACCATCCCGGACCATGCCCGCGGCAACTTTGACCTCAACTATTTCTCTCTCAGGATCATGTCTGTGGATTACCAGGCCTCCTTCGTGGGTCACCCTCCTGGCACCAGCTACCCCAAGCTCAACTTCGTGGAGGACTCCAAGGTGGTGCTGGGCGACTCCAAGGAGGGTGCCTTTGCCTACGTCCACCACCTGACCCTCTACGACCTGGAAGCCAGGGGCTTCGTCCGCCCCTTCTGCGTCGCCTACATCTCCACGGATGAAAACAAGATCATGCAGCAGTTCCGGGAGCTCTCGGATGACTTTTCCAGAGCCTCTGAATGCCTGAAGACTGGCAACAGAAAAGCATTTGCCAACGAGCTGGAAAAAAAACTTCAGGACCTGGAGTATACCCGGAATGTGCTGCACAATGAAACCGAAATCCAGAAAAAGTCAAACGATAAAGGATATTACTCCTCGGTTGCGATAGAGAAGGCGAATGAACTCGCCAATGTGGAAAAATGTATAATTGAGCATCAAGATCTCCTGATGCAGATCAGAAATTATTCGTACAAAAAAACGAGGGATGCAGGCTATTTTGCAAATGAACCAGATAATGGCATGGAGCATCCAGACTCTGGGTTGGAGGAAATGCGAAATAGGGACGAGTCGTCTGAAAAAAGTAGTTTATCCGATGGAAAATCTTACATACCCAAATTTACAAAAACTAAATCTGCAAAATGCTTTGAAAAGAAACTGAAAACCCTAGAAGAGCTTTGCGACAGCTTCTTTTTTAATCAAACCTTAGAACAACTTAGGCAGGTGGAGAAATTCTTCAGAGGGGATGTATGCTATCTCCTTACCAGTCAAATTGAAAAGGTGCTTCTGCAACAACAACGGACAACTTATTTTCTCTTTGAAGACTCGCTACTCTTCACTGATGAAGAACAAGCTGAAAAGGAACAACACTGTGAAAAACCCCAGCCTGTTTTTAATCTTATCACTGCTAAAGGTTTGGACCACCCATGTCTATCAACTGAACCGACAAGCTGTGAGTCGTACAAGTCTTGCGTAGAGTCTGTACCCATTAAACTGGATCCACAAAATAGCGTTGACAGTTATTGTGGGCCTATGCCTGATTCCATTCCATTCAAAAATCTCTTTGGAACTTCAGACTATCTTGAACTGGAAGGGAAAGAGAAAGGAAGTATTAGTAGCAGTGAAAGCATTGAAGTCCTGCGTACAGAAAAATCCTCCTCGGCCCCAATATCGTCCAAATCCGACAACCAGATAGACTCGCAGAGCCCGAATCTGCAGGTTGTGCGGCGGAAGTTTGTTGGTACCAGGAGGACGAACAGCGAGGACAGCATTGAGGTTCTAAGTACCACTGAATCACTGATACCCGACGACCTGAAAGCCATCTACCCAAATGCAATCTATGAAGAAGAATCACCTTTAGAGAATGAGGCAATTGGGCTGAGTGCAGATCTTGTACAGCCTGATGCAAATCTAAACCATACTAACGGGTTCAGCAACACAAATTTTGAAAATGGAACCGTTACTTTGTCTGTTTTATCTGAGCCTGTTGACCCTTCTTGTTGTATTGGGAAAGAGAGCCCAAATTTTAATAAGTCTGTACCTACATTTGTAACCAAAGAGTACAGTGATGGGGTTGTCAATGTTCCTCCACAACGCAGCAAAACCATAGGTCACCTATTCCACGGTGATTACTTACAgcaagaagggggagggggattgtaTAACGCTGCAGATCAAGTATTCTCTCCCTGTGAAAAGGAATACCGTGATCTGCCTGTTGCTGAAGAAACGGCTCAGCTTCCAGTGGATGAGTATTTGGACAACATGAGCTACATCAGTGCATCTTTATGTTCTGATCGGACTCCATCTCCAGCCCTCCCGACCAGTCCGTCAGAGAGACTTGCTGAAAGACGCAAGAAGCATTCGGGGAAGAACTCTCTGTGGTTTATACGGCAATATTCTTTTGCACAGCAGGCAATATTTTCACTGTTATCTGGGCGGACCCTTGTGGTGGTTGGCGAGCAAGAAGGAAAAGTCAAGAAGCttgtcaatgccttgtcaatattTGTCCCCAGTTTTGGCAGAGGTGCAGATTCTGTGAAGCAATGGATAACGATTCCTTTACACGTGGATGACTTGCAGACTTGGAAACTCATTGGACTTCAAAG CTTCTCCTCTGGGCACCAGTATGCTGCACGCACTGAGCCGCTACAGCCGCTATGTCACCATTCTGGACTGTGA
- the smcr8a gene encoding guanine nucleotide exchange protein smcr8a isoform X1 produces MITAPDVVALARQEDWDGEGERDEEERPAPPFHFQSLNPWAGASDATFLKDFILISEFSEQVGPQPLLTIPDHARGNFDLNYFSLRIMSVDYQASFVGHPPGTSYPKLNFVEDSKVVLGDSKEGAFAYVHHLTLYDLEARGFVRPFCVAYISTDENKIMQQFRELSDDFSRASECLKTGNRKAFANELEKKLQDLEYTRNVLHNETEIQKKSNDKGYYSSVAIEKANELANVEKCIIEHQDLLMQIRNYSYKKTRDAGYFANEPDNGMEHPDSGLEEMRNRDESSEKSSLSDGKSYIPKFTKTKSAKCFEKKLKTLEELCDSFFFNQTLEQLRQVEKFFRGDVCYLLTSQIEKVLLQQQRTTYFLFEDSLLFTDEEQAEKEQHCEKPQPVFNLITAKGLDHPCLSTEPTSCESYKSCVESVPIKLDPQNSVDSYCGPMPDSIPFKNLFGTSDYLELEGKEKGSISSSESIEVLRTEKSSSAPISSKSDNQIDSQSPNLQVVRRKFVGTRRTNSEDSIEVLSTTESLIPDDLKAIYPNAIYEEESPLENEAIGLSADLVQPDANLNHTNGFSNTNFENGTVTLSVLSEPVDPSCCIGKESPNFNKSVPTFVTKEYSDGVVNVPPQRSKTIGHLFHGDYLQQEGGGGLYNAADQVFSPCEKEYRDLPVAEETAQLPVDEYLDNMSYISASLCSDRTPSPALPTSPSERLAERRKKHSGKNSLWFIRQYSFAQQAIFSLLSGRTLVVVGEQEGKVKKLVNALSIFVPSFGRGADSVKQWITIPLHVDDLQTWKLIGLQRIASPLGTSMLHALSRYSRYVTILDCDNKTLHCPLYKGQLITRLADHRTQIKRGSTYYMHVHSMLTQLSSQAFLYTFCHHLHLPIDERESEDSVTRRRVNFLKYHLGLVNDDSKIVQYFSELIKMHYLHEPPKGLNPVLRFHYDPSVLFKI; encoded by the exons ATGATCACTGCCCCGGACGTGGTGGCCCTGGCCCGTCAGGAGgactgggacggggaaggggagagggacgaggaggaGCGGCCGGCGCCTCCCTTCCACTTCCAGTCCCTCAACCCCTGGGCCGGGGCGTCCGACGCCACTTTCCTCAAGGATTTCATTCTCATTTCCGAGTTTTCCGAGCAGGTAGGGCCTCAGCCTTTGCTAACCATCCCGGACCATGCCCGCGGCAACTTTGACCTCAACTATTTCTCTCTCAGGATCATGTCTGTGGATTACCAGGCCTCCTTCGTGGGTCACCCTCCTGGCACCAGCTACCCCAAGCTCAACTTCGTGGAGGACTCCAAGGTGGTGCTGGGCGACTCCAAGGAGGGTGCCTTTGCCTACGTCCACCACCTGACCCTCTACGACCTGGAAGCCAGGGGCTTCGTCCGCCCCTTCTGCGTCGCCTACATCTCCACGGATGAAAACAAGATCATGCAGCAGTTCCGGGAGCTCTCGGATGACTTTTCCAGAGCCTCTGAATGCCTGAAGACTGGCAACAGAAAAGCATTTGCCAACGAGCTGGAAAAAAAACTTCAGGACCTGGAGTATACCCGGAATGTGCTGCACAATGAAACCGAAATCCAGAAAAAGTCAAACGATAAAGGATATTACTCCTCGGTTGCGATAGAGAAGGCGAATGAACTCGCCAATGTGGAAAAATGTATAATTGAGCATCAAGATCTCCTGATGCAGATCAGAAATTATTCGTACAAAAAAACGAGGGATGCAGGCTATTTTGCAAATGAACCAGATAATGGCATGGAGCATCCAGACTCTGGGTTGGAGGAAATGCGAAATAGGGACGAGTCGTCTGAAAAAAGTAGTTTATCCGATGGAAAATCTTACATACCCAAATTTACAAAAACTAAATCTGCAAAATGCTTTGAAAAGAAACTGAAAACCCTAGAAGAGCTTTGCGACAGCTTCTTTTTTAATCAAACCTTAGAACAACTTAGGCAGGTGGAGAAATTCTTCAGAGGGGATGTATGCTATCTCCTTACCAGTCAAATTGAAAAGGTGCTTCTGCAACAACAACGGACAACTTATTTTCTCTTTGAAGACTCGCTACTCTTCACTGATGAAGAACAAGCTGAAAAGGAACAACACTGTGAAAAACCCCAGCCTGTTTTTAATCTTATCACTGCTAAAGGTTTGGACCACCCATGTCTATCAACTGAACCGACAAGCTGTGAGTCGTACAAGTCTTGCGTAGAGTCTGTACCCATTAAACTGGATCCACAAAATAGCGTTGACAGTTATTGTGGGCCTATGCCTGATTCCATTCCATTCAAAAATCTCTTTGGAACTTCAGACTATCTTGAACTGGAAGGGAAAGAGAAAGGAAGTATTAGTAGCAGTGAAAGCATTGAAGTCCTGCGTACAGAAAAATCCTCCTCGGCCCCAATATCGTCCAAATCCGACAACCAGATAGACTCGCAGAGCCCGAATCTGCAGGTTGTGCGGCGGAAGTTTGTTGGTACCAGGAGGACGAACAGCGAGGACAGCATTGAGGTTCTAAGTACCACTGAATCACTGATACCCGACGACCTGAAAGCCATCTACCCAAATGCAATCTATGAAGAAGAATCACCTTTAGAGAATGAGGCAATTGGGCTGAGTGCAGATCTTGTACAGCCTGATGCAAATCTAAACCATACTAACGGGTTCAGCAACACAAATTTTGAAAATGGAACCGTTACTTTGTCTGTTTTATCTGAGCCTGTTGACCCTTCTTGTTGTATTGGGAAAGAGAGCCCAAATTTTAATAAGTCTGTACCTACATTTGTAACCAAAGAGTACAGTGATGGGGTTGTCAATGTTCCTCCACAACGCAGCAAAACCATAGGTCACCTATTCCACGGTGATTACTTACAgcaagaagggggagggggattgtaTAACGCTGCAGATCAAGTATTCTCTCCCTGTGAAAAGGAATACCGTGATCTGCCTGTTGCTGAAGAAACGGCTCAGCTTCCAGTGGATGAGTATTTGGACAACATGAGCTACATCAGTGCATCTTTATGTTCTGATCGGACTCCATCTCCAGCCCTCCCGACCAGTCCGTCAGAGAGACTTGCTGAAAGACGCAAGAAGCATTCGGGGAAGAACTCTCTGTGGTTTATACGGCAATATTCTTTTGCACAGCAGGCAATATTTTCACTGTTATCTGGGCGGACCCTTGTGGTGGTTGGCGAGCAAGAAGGAAAAGTCAAGAAGCttgtcaatgccttgtcaatattTGTCCCCAGTTTTGGCAGAGGTGCAGATTCTGTGAAGCAATGGATAACGATTCCTTTACACGTGGATGACTTGCAGACTTGGAAACTCATTGGACTTCAAAG AATAGCTTCTCCTCTGGGCACCAGTATGCTGCACGCACTGAGCCGCTACAGCCGCTATGTCACCATTCTGGACTGTGACAACAAGACGCTGCATTGCCCGCTGTATAAAGGGCAGCTGATTACCCGCCTGGCCGACCACAGGACTCAGATCAAGAGGGGCAGCACTTACTACATGCACGTTCACAGTATGCTGACCCAGCTCAGCTCCCAAGCTTTCCTCTACACCTTCTGCCACCACCTGCATCTTCCCATCGATgagagagaaagtgaagattCAGTCACCCGTCGCAGAGTAAACTTTTTAAAGTATCATCTGGGGCTGGTGAATGATGACAGCAAAATAGTGCAATACTTTTCAGAACTGATCAAGATGCACTACCTGCACGAACCTCCAAAGGGCTTGAATCCGGTTCTGCGGTTTCACTACGACCCCAGTGTGCTGTTTAAGATCtaa